A DNA window from Camelina sativa cultivar DH55 chromosome 17, Cs, whole genome shotgun sequence contains the following coding sequences:
- the LOC104754488 gene encoding thioredoxin M1, chloroplastic-like, translating into MAAFTCSSRPPISLRSEMRIGSSPTGSFSTRQMFSVLPESGGLRTRLSLSSSVSKISRVSRLQRRGGGVICEAQETATGIPVVNDSTWESLVLKADEPVFVDFWAPWCGPCKMIDPIVNELAGQYAGKMKFYKLNTDESPSTPSQYGVRSIPTIMIFVKGEKKDTIIGAVSKTTLATSIDKFL; encoded by the exons ATGGCTGCTTTCACGTGTAGTTCCCGGCCGCCGATTTCTCTCCGGTCAGAGATGAGAATCGGTTCATCGCCGACGGGTTCTTTCTCTACTCGACAGATGTTCTCTGTGTTACCTGAATCGGGAGGATTGAGGACTCGCCTTTCTCTGTCATCATCAGTCTCCAAGATTTCTAGGGTTTCCCGATTACAACGACGCGGTGGTGGTGTTATTTGTGAAGCTCAGGAAACTGCTACTGGGA TTCCAGTGGTCAATGATTCAACATGGGAGTCTCTTGTTCTCAAGGCTGATGAGCCTGTGTTTGTGGACTTTTGGGCACCATGGTGTGGACCCTGCAAAATGATTGATCCCATTGTCAACGAACTTGCAGGACAGTACGCAGGGAAGATGAAGTTCTACAAACTAAACACTGATGAGTCTCCTTCAACCCCTAGCCAGTATGGTGTTAGAAGCATCCCGACCATCATGATCTTTGTCAAGGGTGAGAAGAAGGATACTATCATCGGTGCTGTGTCCAAAACCACATTAGCAACCAGCATCGACAAATTCTTGTAA
- the LOC109130093 gene encoding uncharacterized protein LOC109130093: MRDLEEVCEIRNRNFWDLNPANAGSWIWRKLCRLRPLVRPFIVCKIGSGERASFWYDNWTGLGPLLDIASSNAPQVVGLPLQAVVRDAGRGQDWWLTTSRSRNPIIILLKNALPPVGDMLHCEHEDTYLWKPDQNPPSHMFSMAKTWSALNPQGPQVPWYKSVWFKHRVPKHAFICWVVAWNRLHTRDRLRSWGLNVPVLCTLCNAHPETRNHLFFQCDFANEIWRFFTNKMGLQAPSQFIHCLQWVHTVSSNPNLVTILKLAFQASIYMIWKERNQRIHSSSSKTASVIIREIKTIIRSRLLPLSSAPYSQSPGQTLLITWFSLFL; the protein is encoded by the coding sequence atGCGAGATTTGGAGGAAGTATGCGAGATCAGAAACAGAAACTTCTGGGATCTCAACCCTGCAAACGCGGGAAGCTGGATTTGGAGGAAGCTGTGCAGATTAAGACCGCTTGTTAGACCATTCATCGTATGCAAGATTGGGTCGGGTGAGAGAGCAAGTTTTTGGTATGATAATTGGACTGGTCTAGGACCACTCCTTGATATTGCTAGTTCCAATGCACCTCAGGTTGTTGGTCTTCCCCTTCAGGCGGTAGTGAGGGATGCAGGTCGGGGGCAAGACTGGTGGCTCACTACCAGCCGCAGTCGTAACCCCATTATCATCCTTCTTAAAAATGCGCTGCCACCAGTTGGAGACATGCTCCACTGTGAGCATGAAGATACGTATCTTTGGAAGCCAGACCAGAATCCACCCTCACACATGTTCTCCATGGCGAAGACTTGGTCAGCCTTGAATCCCCAAGGTCCTCAAGTCCCCTGGTACAAGTCAGTGTGGTTTAAACACAGGGTGCCGAAGCATGCGTTCATTTGTTGGGTGGTGGCGTGGAATCGACTACACACTAGGGACAGACTGCGGAGCTGGGGCCTCAACGTACCTGTCCTCTGCACTCTCTGTAACGCTCATCCAGAAACCAGGAATCATCTCTTTTTTCAGTGTGACTTCGCCAATGAAATTTGGCGGTTCTTCACCAACAAGATGGGTCTTCAAGCTCCATCTCAGTTCATACATTGCCTTCAATGGGTGCATACTGTATCCTCGAATCCAAATTTGGTTACAATTCTCAAGTTAGCTTTCCAAGCCTCGATCTATATGATTTGGAAAGAACGCAATCAGCGCATCCATTCCTCCAGTTCAAAAACCGCCTCTGTTATCATCAGGGAGATCAAGACGATCATTCGATCTCGTCTCCTACCGCTCTCATCCGCTCCTTACTCACAATCTCCGGGTCAAACCTTGCTCATCACCTGGTTCAGtctgtttttgtaa